In Acaryochloris marina S15, a single genomic region encodes these proteins:
- a CDS encoding CHAT domain-containing protein — MLQRKARRLLPITRRKLRWLGVALCSTCLVLGLSLEQRPAHSTSALPTANQLTINAPTTPRPRLASNPTQLVEQGKAFYQGGQYAAAAEAWSQAAQSYKGQPLNQAIVLNQLSLAQQELGQWLKAQDSIRQSLEIVGEPPAPQNLSIYAQALNAQGSLNLSQGDPKSALDTWGKTAEIYAQLGDEIGRIGSLINQAQAQQVMGLYLQSRKNLEKVTAELDQQANPAIRATGYRSLGNVLRLVGDLEEAERSLLLSLQNAEATDAPQEVSMTQLSLGNTARARKSFDLAIDYYQKAAQSPIPSTQQQARLNLLSVLIEKQDWSQAQQLWPQIETELSGQPPSRRNIYSKVNLVKSLVKLNQESSSKTPSIPDIANITAKAVQQSYDIDDPRAQAYALGNLGNLYELGEQWSEARKLTEQALFIAQANNASEISYQWQWQLGRIMDAQKQTDQATSAYQGAFQTLEYLRKDLVATNPEAQFSFRESVEPVYRELVDLLLRGDNPSQENLKQARAVMESLQLTELDNFFRSACLDGQIISIEDIDQQSAAVVYPILLKDRIELITSLPQQEGLKHQTIPIPQSEVEETIKLFREEIEKPYTFIESKELGQVVYNWLIQPLQAELEESQADTLVFVLDGALRNLPLAALYDGEKYLIEEYALALAPGMQLINTEPLQGRELQVIAAGISEARGFYPPLENVKKELDKISRLVTSTVLLNRDFTSTSLREQIQSLPYPIVHLATHGKFSSEAEKTILLAWDKEINVNQLNELLRSSEQVRPEPIELLVLSACETAAGDDRAALGLAGVSVQAGARSTLASLWSLDDESTASLIGEFYDELVQSKVSKAKALQKAQVAMISDPDFRHPAHWSAFVLVGNWL; from the coding sequence ATGCTTCAAAGAAAGGCTCGAAGACTACTGCCTATTACTCGTAGAAAATTACGCTGGTTGGGAGTGGCCCTTTGCAGTACCTGCCTAGTCCTTGGCCTAAGCCTTGAGCAACGTCCTGCCCACTCCACCTCGGCCCTCCCTACCGCGAACCAACTGACCATCAACGCTCCTACAACTCCTCGCCCACGCCTAGCTAGCAACCCGACCCAACTGGTGGAACAAGGGAAAGCCTTTTACCAAGGGGGACAGTATGCCGCAGCCGCAGAAGCCTGGTCTCAAGCTGCCCAAAGCTATAAAGGTCAACCCCTTAATCAAGCCATCGTCCTCAATCAGCTGAGTCTTGCTCAGCAAGAACTGGGTCAATGGCTAAAAGCCCAAGATAGTATTCGCCAAAGCCTAGAGATAGTTGGTGAACCACCAGCCCCTCAGAATTTGTCCATCTATGCTCAAGCACTAAATGCCCAAGGCAGTTTAAATTTGTCCCAAGGCGACCCCAAAAGCGCCTTGGACACCTGGGGTAAAACAGCAGAAATTTATGCTCAACTTGGAGATGAAATTGGTCGCATTGGTAGCCTGATTAATCAGGCCCAAGCCCAGCAAGTCATGGGACTCTACCTTCAGTCTCGAAAGAATCTGGAAAAAGTCACCGCTGAATTGGACCAACAGGCTAATCCTGCAATTCGGGCCACTGGTTACCGCAGTTTAGGTAATGTATTACGCTTAGTCGGTGATCTAGAAGAAGCAGAGAGATCTCTACTCCTGAGTTTACAGAACGCCGAAGCAACCGACGCTCCCCAAGAAGTGAGCATGACCCAACTCAGTTTGGGAAATACTGCTCGTGCCCGCAAATCCTTTGACCTTGCTATTGACTATTACCAAAAAGCAGCCCAGTCTCCTATTCCATCGACCCAGCAACAGGCTCGGCTAAATCTACTCAGCGTCTTAATTGAGAAACAGGACTGGTCCCAAGCCCAACAGCTCTGGCCTCAAATTGAAACGGAATTAAGTGGGCAACCCCCCAGTCGCCGCAATATCTACAGCAAGGTTAACCTCGTCAAAAGCCTGGTAAAGCTTAATCAAGAGTCATCTAGCAAGACTCCCTCTATTCCTGACATTGCCAACATTACGGCAAAGGCAGTTCAGCAATCCTATGATATTGATGATCCGCGTGCCCAAGCTTATGCTTTAGGAAATTTAGGAAATTTATATGAACTAGGTGAACAGTGGTCAGAAGCTCGCAAATTGACGGAGCAAGCTCTTTTTATTGCCCAGGCGAATAATGCCAGTGAGATCAGTTACCAGTGGCAATGGCAATTGGGGCGCATTATGGATGCCCAAAAGCAAACCGATCAGGCCACCTCTGCTTATCAAGGAGCCTTTCAGACCTTAGAATATCTCCGCAAAGATCTGGTTGCTACTAATCCGGAAGCCCAATTCTCCTTCCGTGAAAGTGTGGAGCCTGTGTATCGAGAACTCGTAGATTTATTGCTGCGGGGGGACAATCCGAGTCAGGAGAATCTGAAACAGGCTCGTGCAGTGATGGAATCTCTGCAGTTAACGGAATTAGATAATTTCTTTCGGTCTGCTTGCCTGGATGGTCAAATTATCAGTATTGAAGATATTGACCAACAGTCAGCAGCAGTGGTGTACCCCATTCTGCTCAAGGATCGCATTGAACTGATCACCAGCTTGCCTCAGCAGGAAGGCTTAAAGCATCAAACGATTCCTATTCCCCAGTCTGAAGTAGAAGAGACCATCAAGCTTTTTCGTGAGGAAATCGAAAAACCCTACACCTTTATTGAAAGTAAGGAGTTAGGCCAAGTTGTCTACAACTGGCTGATTCAACCCCTCCAAGCTGAATTAGAGGAAAGCCAGGCCGATACATTAGTATTTGTGCTGGATGGGGCACTCCGTAACCTTCCTCTGGCTGCCTTATATGATGGCGAGAAATACCTGATCGAAGAATATGCTCTGGCTTTGGCTCCAGGCATGCAGCTGATCAATACTGAGCCTCTGCAAGGGCGAGAACTCCAAGTGATTGCCGCGGGGATTAGCGAAGCACGAGGTTTTTATCCACCCCTGGAAAATGTCAAAAAAGAATTAGATAAGATTAGCCGATTGGTTACTAGTACAGTGCTGCTGAATCGTGATTTTACTAGTACTTCACTACGAGAACAGATCCAGTCCTTGCCCTATCCCATTGTGCATCTTGCCACCCACGGTAAATTTAGCTCAGAAGCAGAGAAAACCATACTGCTGGCTTGGGACAAAGAAATCAACGTCAATCAGCTTAATGAGCTATTGCGTAGCAGTGAACAAGTCCGGCCAGAACCCATTGAGCTTCTAGTGCTAAGCGCCTGCGAAACGGCTGCTGGAGATGACCGGGCTGCCTTAGGGTTAGCGGGTGTCTCAGTTCAAGCAGGAGCACGTAGCACCCTGGCTTCCCTATGGAGTTTGGACGATGAGTCAACTGCCTCCCTTATAGGAGAGTTCTATGACGAACTCGTTCAATCTAAAGTCTCCAAGGCCAAAGCCCTACAAAAAGCCCAGGTCGCTATGATCAGCGATCCAGACTTCCGTCACCCAGCCCACTGGTCAGCATTTGTGCTGGTAGGGAACTGGCTGTAG
- the hslO gene encoding Hsp33 family molecular chaperone HslO → MADQLIRATAADDGIRAVGVITTRLTEEARQRHHLSYVATAALGRTMSAGLLLASSMKQAEARINLRIRGDGPLQGILVDAGVDGTVRGYVTNPGVELPPNAKGKLDVGGAVGKGFLYAVRDMGYGYPYSSTVELVSGEIGEDVTHYLVTSEQTPSALALGVFVGAQGVTAAGGLLIQVLPKAAEDPALVELLESRLAHLQGFTPLLQAGKTLPDILADLLGDMGLKIFPHTQMVQFQCRCSIERVLGALKMLGQDELLDMIEKDDGAEATCDFCGEVYQTTSDQLGKLIDDLKTEAEA, encoded by the coding sequence ATGGCCGACCAACTTATTCGAGCCACAGCCGCCGACGATGGTATCCGAGCAGTGGGTGTGATCACCACTCGCTTAACAGAAGAAGCAAGGCAACGCCATCATCTCTCCTATGTCGCTACAGCTGCATTAGGCCGGACCATGTCTGCCGGATTATTGCTGGCTTCCAGTATGAAACAAGCGGAAGCAAGGATTAATCTTCGTATCCGTGGGGATGGGCCATTGCAAGGCATCTTAGTGGATGCAGGTGTAGACGGTACGGTACGTGGATATGTGACAAATCCTGGAGTAGAATTACCCCCCAATGCGAAGGGCAAGTTGGATGTGGGGGGAGCCGTAGGCAAAGGATTCCTTTATGCGGTTCGGGATATGGGATATGGGTACCCCTATTCCAGTACGGTTGAATTAGTCTCTGGTGAAATAGGAGAAGACGTCACTCACTACCTAGTCACTTCAGAACAAACCCCTTCTGCTCTCGCTTTGGGGGTCTTTGTTGGGGCTCAGGGGGTAACTGCAGCTGGAGGACTTTTGATCCAAGTTTTACCTAAAGCAGCCGAAGATCCAGCCCTTGTGGAATTGCTAGAGTCTCGCCTTGCTCATTTACAAGGATTTACTCCCCTATTGCAGGCTGGCAAAACCCTTCCCGATATCTTGGCTGATTTGTTAGGAGATATGGGGCTCAAAATCTTTCCCCATACTCAAATGGTTCAGTTCCAGTGCCGCTGCTCAATTGAGCGAGTACTAGGAGCTTTGAAAATGCTGGGTCAAGATGAATTGTTGGACATGATCGAAAAAGATGATGGGGCAGAAGCGACCTGCGATTTTTGTGG
- the ctpC gene encoding carboxyl-terminal processing protease CtpC codes for MANSKDGLVLGTTALVGAGVVVIGANLWQSSWAVFKESPKEVVDEVWQVINHDYVDATFNGNDWRDIRNKYLNRNYTSRDEAYKAVREMLDKLEDPYTRFMDPEQFKSMQIDTSGELTGVGIQITQDEETKNITVISPIEGSPAADAGLLSKDVIIKVDNKSTKGMDINGVVSLIRGPVNTDVTLTVLRDKEQLNFKIKRARIEIHPVRFSNQKNPAGNVGYIRLNQFSNNASSEMREAIQALNKQKVEGFILDLRSNPGGLLYSSAEIARMWMGKGTIVSTVDRKGGEDKLTSGKNTLTDKPLVILVDGGSASASEILAGALQDNKRAVLIGTKTFGKGLVQSVHPLEDGSGLAVTVAKYFTPSGRDINKKGIEPDIEVKLTDDQREALSLDREKIGTLADPQYAKALSVLNEKILANNNGSLQSSSQ; via the coding sequence ATGGCGAATTCAAAAGACGGACTAGTATTAGGAACAACAGCCCTTGTTGGAGCGGGTGTTGTCGTCATTGGTGCAAACCTTTGGCAGTCCAGTTGGGCCGTGTTCAAAGAAAGTCCGAAAGAAGTGGTGGACGAGGTTTGGCAAGTCATCAATCATGACTATGTTGACGCCACATTTAACGGCAATGATTGGCGTGATATTCGCAACAAATATTTAAATCGCAACTATACCTCTCGGGATGAAGCCTATAAAGCAGTCCGAGAAATGCTGGACAAGCTTGAAGATCCTTACACTCGCTTCATGGATCCAGAGCAATTCAAGAGCATGCAAATTGATACCTCCGGTGAGCTGACTGGGGTTGGGATTCAAATTACCCAGGACGAAGAGACCAAAAACATCACCGTTATTTCCCCCATCGAAGGAAGTCCAGCCGCAGACGCTGGACTTTTATCTAAGGATGTCATCATCAAAGTTGACAACAAAAGCACCAAAGGGATGGATATTAATGGTGTCGTCAGCTTAATTCGGGGTCCCGTCAACACCGACGTTACCCTCACTGTTCTACGAGATAAAGAGCAACTAAATTTCAAGATCAAGCGAGCCCGAATCGAGATACATCCTGTTCGCTTTTCCAACCAAAAAAACCCAGCCGGTAATGTAGGCTATATTCGCCTCAATCAGTTCAGCAACAATGCCTCCTCGGAAATGCGCGAAGCGATTCAAGCCTTGAACAAACAAAAGGTTGAAGGCTTTATCCTTGACCTGCGTTCTAATCCAGGGGGTTTACTCTACTCCAGTGCAGAGATCGCTCGCATGTGGATGGGTAAAGGCACCATTGTTTCCACAGTGGATCGTAAAGGCGGTGAAGACAAGCTCACCTCTGGTAAAAACACCCTCACAGATAAACCCCTTGTAATCCTTGTAGATGGAGGATCAGCTAGTGCCAGCGAAATTCTAGCTGGGGCCTTGCAGGACAACAAACGGGCCGTTCTCATTGGCACTAAAACCTTTGGTAAAGGGCTGGTTCAATCCGTGCATCCTTTAGAGGATGGTTCAGGTCTGGCAGTGACCGTTGCCAAATACTTTACCCCTAGCGGTCGAGATATCAACAAAAAAGGGATTGAACCAGATATCGAGGTCAAACTCACAGATGATCAGCGGGAAGCCCTTTCTCTAGACCGAGAAAAGATTGGCACCCTCGCCGATCCTCAATATGCCAAAGCCCTCTCTGTACTGAACGAGAAAATTCTGGCCAATAATAACGGCAGCCTGCAATCATCTTCCCAATAG